The genomic stretch GAGACTATTTGATTCTTCATTCAAATAAATGACAGTACATTTGATCGCTTTCTAGCGATGTCTTCTCGTATGGAATGTTGATGTGTGCGGGGTGGTCCGTGGTGTTATTATTTACATGTTGCAATCCTTGTATTGACCTTAGCTGAGTAATGTTATTTTTTGCCTTTGTTTCAGTGAATATAATATAGACATTGCAATCGTGAAAGAAAAGGCGAACAATCTAGACATCGCAAAGATGGAGGGAAAGGCGATGAAAATTAAGTCAGAAGAGGCAAGCCATGAAGCCGGATCTGACAATCCGATTGTGCCGCAAGATAGGTGAGTGGCAGCTTTCGAAGATAGGTGTTGTGGTGTTCGAGTACTTCCTTTCCTGTTGGATAGGTGTGAGAACCAAATAAATTATCGGATAGTGGCTTTGAAGACAACACACTGTTTCAGGAAATAGTTAAAGGGACTACATTAACGTATAGTGACTTAGAATGCATTTAGGTGTTACTTGAACTTGGACTGTCTAATTTTGCTGTTGACTCGAATAGTGCATTCATTCCACAATACATAGAAAATTGCTTGATCATCTGATTTTTTTGTGACAAAGTTCTCCCTCCCATTTTTCTTTGGGAAATGATATGGTAATTGTATTGCTTCCTGGTTGTATGTTCTTTGGACTGGTAAGAATGCGTTGCACAGGATGGAGATTAGTTTCTTCTAGGATGTTGGCCTTGTCGACAAAAgttgttttatttttttaatgtctttgtttcagtggGCAAAGTATAAAGAAGGTGTATGTTGGTGGCATCCCATACTATTCATCTGAGGATGACATTAGAAGTTTCTTTGAAGGATGTGGCAGTATCACTGCACTGGACTGCATGACTTTCCCTGAGAGCGGGAAATTCAGGGGTATTGCCATTCTCACATTCAAGGTCAGCTCCGAAACCTTTTATCATTTGCTCTACTTTTCTTATTACTGTTCATGTAGGTATGCTCAATTCGCAAGTGTATCAAACAACCTAAGACATCTTGTTAGTGTACTGAATGTTGAAGGCTGGCGTTTGAGTTAACTAATTCTGCACAGATGGCAGTCAGACTTGTTCACTGTTCTAATCTTGAATTGTAGGTTTAATTTCCAAAACCTCTATGCCATACTTATCTTTATAAGCTCTTGGTGGTAATTGGTTGTGTACCCTTGTGTCTTTTGTTACTACTTTTTAGCAAAGCTTTTACCCACCATTTAATGTTATATAATTCATTGGAGTCAGCTTGCTACCAGCATATGATGCTCCTAATTTTCTATCATAAGTCATGCACATCATAGCATGCTTTTGTCCAATATCATTGTTTGGAGGTTGGAGCCTGACTAAGTTTTCTTGTGCAGACTGATGGGGCTGCACAAAGGGCATTAGCTCTTGATGGTGCAGATATGTAAGCACATTACGTTAATGTAACTGTAACCCCATCTTTGTTTTAATTGTAATTCATAAGTGATAGCATTCTTTTTAACCATCACAGGGGAGGATTCTTTTTGAAAGTCCAGCCTTACAAAGCTAACCGTGAAAAAGTCAAATCTAACCATGAGAAGGAAGACTTTGCACCAAAGATGATAGAGGGATACAATAGGATGTATGTTGGAAACCTAGCGTGGGACATAACAGAGGATGACCTGAGGAGGTTCTTTTCTGATTGCAAGATCTCAGCCATCCGATTTGGAACAGACAAGGAGACAGGTGAATTCAAAGGCTTTGCACAtgttgatttttctgatagtACATCTCTTGCCGTTGCTATGAGGCTTGACCAGAACGTGATTAAGGGTAGACCAGTCAGAATTAGATGTGCTGTTCCCAAGAAAGAAACCCAGAAATCAGATGACAATGCAAACTCAGATTCATCGAAGAATAAGATCCGTACATGCTATGAATGTGGTACTCCTGGCCATCTCTCTTTTGCTTGCCCTAATAAGAAGGCTTCTGAAGTGGAATCTAGTGAAAAGAAGGCTAATGTTGATTCAGCTGAAGCATCGTCGAAGAAGAGGCGCACGTGCTATGAATGTGGCGTTCCTGGCCATCTATCATCAGCTTGCCCCAACAAAAAGGCTTCTGAATCTGAAGCCGTAGGTGATGAAAATAAGGCTAATATTGGCGCAGCCACAACATCATCAAAGAAGAGGCGGACatgctatgaatgtggtgttcCTGGCCATCTGTCATCTGCTTGCCCAGACAAAAGTGCTGCTGAGGTTGTTTCTAACACACAGACTTTTGATGAACCAAAAATTGCACCTTCAATGGCTTAtgagcaaaataaaataggtgatggATCAAATTCAGCACCTTCGAAGAGGAGGAAGTGTTATGAATGTGGCATCTCTGGTCATCTTTCGTCAGCTTGCCCCAACAAGAAGGCTACTGAAACTAATTTCGATGAAGCTAAATCTGTTGGTGACTCAAGTACAGTACCTGCTACCACTTCTGGTGAAAAGAAGCCTAGTGACGATACAAGTTCGGCGCctccaaagaaaaagaagagaaggACATGCTATGAATGCGGCATAGCTGGTCATCTCTCATCAGAGTGCCCCAACAAGGCAGCTGCGTAGTTGAAATGATCATGGTGGACCAGTTGCTTTTTGATAGGTAGTGCCCATCGTTTGAGCCGCACGAAAAAATTTCTCATATAAAGGAGAAGAAATTGTTCCTCTGTAGCATGTCCTTTATAGGATGATCACAAGACATTTTAGAGGGCAATCGTGTATGCAACAAAGAAGTGTTGTATCTTCCATTTACCCTTGACAAATTTTGACTGCTTCATTTATTTACTTTCTGGGGATTTTTTTGGCTGCATCATATATTCCCAATTCTAGCTTACTTATACGAGGAATAACATTGATATAATGAATTATATCTATCGCTCAAAACATATAAAATCACATCTTGTATCAGAGAGTGTTCTTGTGATACCGCTGTTTTGTTACTATGCTAATATTCGGTTTCAAATCGAAGATATATATCTCAAAAAGGAATTGGTTCAAATTGCACAGAATTGGTGAACTAAACAAATATATGAGTGGTAGACTGTAcaaagtattttttttgttttatttttggaaATGGAAGCTTCTACTAATTCTTGATGATACACCCCCAAAAGAGTTCGGCTTCCGGCCTTTGCTTACTACTACTGGATGCTGACTTCTAATTCAATCACCAACAAATTAATATTGCTTACTACTACTGGATGCTGACACCTGATTCAATCGCCACTGACCACGCTTTGTGTGTATGATGACATGTATTATGTATATCCTTGTCATTGCGTTGATCATTCTTAATGCTCCAACTTGATTAGGGTTCAAGGCAGAGCAGTCTGCATCATGCTGGTGGCGACCTACGTGGAGAAGGCAACTGAAACCCTAGGAAATTCAGGCAAGAAGCGAAGTGCTCCCTTTCTCGGCCAGGGAGGTTGCAACTGGGTGAGCTCCAGCCCTAAACGCAGCAACTCGCTGCTGTTCTTTTCCTCTGACAGAGACTGAACTCTCTCAAAAGCAAGTTTCCTTCACCCAGTTCGTCACTTGTGACAGCAACAGCTTGTTAAATTGATAAAGATGGAGAGATTCAGTTGTCTTCTTTATCCATTggcacaccaacaacaacaataacaaaaaaaatcacattttctggttcccacTAAGGCAGTTTTGTCGCCTGCGGGGATTTTCGACACCTGTAATATTGTACATAGATTCCTAAAACCAGGAAAAAATCAGATCACAATTTCAATTTTGATCTCCAAACCTGTTTGGTTAACAAAACAGATTATGTGCAGATATTTTGTATTGGTGAGGCGTCATAGTCTTCTGAATCCCTGCTTACTACCCATCTATTCTTACCGAATCTTGAATAGGAAATCTATTTTTGTTACCTCTGTGGGCTTTGCTCAgttatttcactttcaatggataAAAATAATTGCACTGATGCTTAGCTGCATCACAGCACTACAATCACAAAGTATACGATTCAAAATTACTTTAATACTCCATACATGCTATTTTTATATTGTTTTATTGTATTTGGTGCAGCCTAGAGCTGCACCACAACAGAAAGGAAGTGGATAGAACATGGTAAGCTAACTGAATCACAAAGTAGTATCTTAGGTTTTAAACAGGCCACTACTGTCTAGCTTATAATAGGCCATTGCTTTCTGATTTGTCAGTCCAGTTCAAATTTTCAAGGCCTGTCAAAATAAATCAATGAAGAAAAATCATTAGTAGCTGTCGATTCATTAAAATTAAGATGCTGGCTCTTAAGTAGCAAGGGGTTGCACAATTGATGCTAATTTTGCCCCCTATGAGTCATCAAGGAATATAATGCCCTTTCGCAACCTGAAACAGTAGTTTCAACTGTGACGTAACGCCTGAATATCATATTATGTAGCCAATGTTTTCAATCAATCAGTAGTATCTAAAGTAGTGTCCCTTCACTGGAAGAATCTTCCGCATTCAGTGGCCATAGATGCAGAAAACTGAAACCGCCTGGCGCCTTAATCTTCACTTACCATCTCTTTAGTAGTTTTTGTCCTTCAGAAATGATGGTTGACATTTGTAGTGTATACTTTATTTATACATATTGTGCTCAGCATTTTTTCGACATGGGGGAgcaaccccagcctctgcatcgactGATGCATGTTGTGCTCAGCATGTATCACTTCATgagattttttctccaaacgTGTATCAAACCTGTGCTTCGATACTGCAGTACCAAGAAACAGGTGTAACTAGCTAGTCTGATCATTGGGCAACAAAGCTGCGTTTTAAACAATCTGCATATGTTTGACATGATGATGCATGAGTTTTTGTGATCTCAGTGCAGCTGCTGCTGAATCTTTCAGGGAATTAAGAAGAAAAGTTCTACTATTGACCATTTATGCGGCAAATAGTCGGCATTGCTCTAGTTCTTTATTCGGAAAGGGAAGGGAAGTTCTATCTTTGCTCAATTATGTGGTGAATGGCAGACGTAGAACAAGTTCTGATGTCAGATGGAAACTTACGGGGGACACAGAAGTCTTGGGATATCCGAGTCAGCTGTTTGACAAGATGATATGGGAGTTTTGGGATCTCTTGTGAACGTGCCACTGAATCTTGAAACAAATGAAGAATCAAGCTTCTACTTTGGAACATATATGCGACAGTAAACAGTGGGTTTATTCTAGCCATGTAGTATGATAGGGAACAAATTTCTATCTTTGCTCAACTATGCGGGGAACGGCAGCAGACCCATCGCAAGCTGCAAGTTCAGATTGAGGCCTGAGAAGGACACATAAGGTAATATGTTATGTGCTGTCATTGGTGATTATTATGGCTAAGCCAATAGGATTAGGTTGCAGGGACAACTAGAACTCTAGTCTTCAACCACCAATCGTCATCATCATGTAGATTATGGCTCTATATTTAGCAAACTGTAAATTGGCCATTTCTGTTTCTTGGAAAATGTGTTCGTTATCTGAATCTTTTAGAGCAACTGGGTAGCTGGTGAACAGAGCATAATTGCtctatttt from Lolium rigidum isolate FL_2022 chromosome 4, APGP_CSIRO_Lrig_0.1, whole genome shotgun sequence encodes the following:
- the LOC124647045 gene encoding phragmoplastin interacting protein 1-like encodes the protein MVLARKKLKQRIRTLLPGGDAEAGAGAEVKKLKVRLVSSKRARPKRPKKPTPAPVVEEEQEEGETAVDVEEEQSDEEPAVDEAALALKAEAAASKKPDVEDQEAEVAGADPAVPDDSEYNIDIAIVKEKANNLDIAKMEGKAMKIKSEEASHEAGSDNPIVPQDSGQSIKKVYVGGIPYYSSEDDIRSFFEGCGSITALDCMTFPESGKFRGIAILTFKTDGAAQRALALDGADMGGFFLKVQPYKANREKVKSNHEKEDFAPKMIEGYNRMYVGNLAWDITEDDLRRFFSDCKISAIRFGTDKETGEFKGFAHVDFSDSTSLAVAMRLDQNVIKGRPVRIRCAVPKKETQKSDDNANSDSSKNKIRTCYECGTPGHLSFACPNKKASEVESSEKKANVDSAEASSKKRRTCYECGVPGHLSSACPNKKASESEAVGDENKANIGAATTSSKKRRTCYECGVPGHLSSACPDKSAAEVVSNTQTFDEPKIAPSMAYEQNKIGDGSNSAPSKRRKCYECGISGHLSSACPNKKATETNFDEAKSVGDSSTVPATTSGEKKPSDDTSSAPPKKKKRRTCYECGIAGHLSSECPNKAAA